In a genomic window of Glycine max cultivar Williams 82 chromosome 13, Glycine_max_v4.0, whole genome shotgun sequence:
- the LOC100802274 gene encoding VQ motif-containing protein 4 isoform X1 has product MDSISPKPQENNNNNNNNIPKPMTRSEPANSYPTTFVQADTTSFKQVVQMLTGSSETAKQAAAAAAAASSSSSSSKPANPIPPMKSIPNKKQQPHFSKLYERRTNSLNLRNSLHINPLTSFFSNHTNSPRKADILSPSILDFPALVLSPVTPLIPDPFDRSNAAIDSEAEVKAIKEKGFFLHPSPRDKAQPLLLPLFPTTSPRASSGPSSSAPPS; this is encoded by the coding sequence ATGGACTCCATTTCCCCAAAACCTcaagagaataataataataataataataatattccgAAGCCCATGACGAGATCAGAACCCGCGAACTCGTACCCAACAACGTTCGTCCAAGCGGACACAACCTCGTTCAAGCAAGTAGTCCAAATGCTAACCGGTTCCTCGGAGACAGCAAAGCaagccgccgccgccgccgccgccgcctcctcctcctcctcctcctcgaAACCTGCGAACCCGATCCCACCCATGAAATCCATACCCAACAAGAAGCAGCAGCCGCATTTTTCTAAGCTCTACGAGCGCAGAACAAACTCCCTCAACCTCAGGAACAGTCTCCACATCAACCCCCTCACCTCGTTTTTCTCGAACCACACTAATTCCCCGCGAAAAGCCGACATCCTCTCCCCCAGCATCCTTGACTTCCCCGCACTCGTCCTCAGCCCCGTCACGCCTCTCATACCCGACCCTTTCGACCGATCCAACGCTGCCATTGATTCCGAAGCTGAAGTCAAAGCCATCAAAGAGAAAGGTTTCTTCTTGCATCCTTCTCCCAGAGACAAAGCTCAACCCCTCTTGCTCCCTCTCTTCCCCACAACTTCTCCCAGAGCCTCCTCAGGTCCTTCTTCTTCCGCTCCTCCTTCttag
- the LOC100802274 gene encoding VQ motif-containing protein 4 isoform X2, which yields MDSISPKPQENNNNNNNNIPKPMTRSEPANSYPTTFVQADTTSFKQVVQMLTGSSETAKQAAAAAAAASSSSSSSKPANPIPPMKSIPNKKQQPHFSKLYERRTNSLNLRNSLHINPLTSFFSNHTNSPRKADILSPSILDFPALVLSPVTPLIPDPFDRSNAAIDSEAEVKAIKEKGFFLHPSPRDKAQPLLLPLFPTTSPRASSEG from the coding sequence ATGGACTCCATTTCCCCAAAACCTcaagagaataataataataataataataatattccgAAGCCCATGACGAGATCAGAACCCGCGAACTCGTACCCAACAACGTTCGTCCAAGCGGACACAACCTCGTTCAAGCAAGTAGTCCAAATGCTAACCGGTTCCTCGGAGACAGCAAAGCaagccgccgccgccgccgccgccgcctcctcctcctcctcctcctcgaAACCTGCGAACCCGATCCCACCCATGAAATCCATACCCAACAAGAAGCAGCAGCCGCATTTTTCTAAGCTCTACGAGCGCAGAACAAACTCCCTCAACCTCAGGAACAGTCTCCACATCAACCCCCTCACCTCGTTTTTCTCGAACCACACTAATTCCCCGCGAAAAGCCGACATCCTCTCCCCCAGCATCCTTGACTTCCCCGCACTCGTCCTCAGCCCCGTCACGCCTCTCATACCCGACCCTTTCGACCGATCCAACGCTGCCATTGATTCCGAAGCTGAAGTCAAAGCCATCAAAGAGAAAGGTTTCTTCTTGCATCCTTCTCCCAGAGACAAAGCTCAACCCCTCTTGCTCCCTCTCTTCCCCACAACTTCTCCCAGAGCCTCCTCAG
- the LOC100802274 gene encoding VQ motif-containing protein 4 isoform X3, which produces MDSISPKPQENNNNNNNNIPKPMTRSEPANSYPTTFVQADTTSFKQVVQMLTGSSETAKQAAAAAAAASSSSSSSKPANPIPPMKSIPNKKQQPHFSKLYERRTNSLNLRNSLHINPLTSFFSNHTNSPRKADILSPSILDFPALVLSPVTPLIPDPFDRSNAAIDSEAEVKAIKEKGFFLHPSPRDKAQPLLLPLFPTTSPRASSG; this is translated from the coding sequence ATGGACTCCATTTCCCCAAAACCTcaagagaataataataataataataataatattccgAAGCCCATGACGAGATCAGAACCCGCGAACTCGTACCCAACAACGTTCGTCCAAGCGGACACAACCTCGTTCAAGCAAGTAGTCCAAATGCTAACCGGTTCCTCGGAGACAGCAAAGCaagccgccgccgccgccgccgccgcctcctcctcctcctcctcctcgaAACCTGCGAACCCGATCCCACCCATGAAATCCATACCCAACAAGAAGCAGCAGCCGCATTTTTCTAAGCTCTACGAGCGCAGAACAAACTCCCTCAACCTCAGGAACAGTCTCCACATCAACCCCCTCACCTCGTTTTTCTCGAACCACACTAATTCCCCGCGAAAAGCCGACATCCTCTCCCCCAGCATCCTTGACTTCCCCGCACTCGTCCTCAGCCCCGTCACGCCTCTCATACCCGACCCTTTCGACCGATCCAACGCTGCCATTGATTCCGAAGCTGAAGTCAAAGCCATCAAAGAGAAAGGTTTCTTCTTGCATCCTTCTCCCAGAGACAAAGCTCAACCCCTCTTGCTCCCTCTCTTCCCCACAACTTCTCCCAGAGCCTCCTCAG